From the Nodularia sp. NIES-3585 genome, one window contains:
- the psaM gene encoding photosystem I reaction center subunit XII: MPISDTQVYIALAVALIPGILAWRLATELYK, from the coding sequence ATGCCTATATCCGATACTCAAGTGTACATTGCTCTAGCTGTAGCCCTGATTCCAGGAATTCTGGCTTGGCGTTTAGCAACAGAACTTTACAAGTAA